From a single Streptomyces sp. NBC_00377 genomic region:
- a CDS encoding ABC transporter ATP-binding protein: protein MTKDSSGDVRLTGISKTYGSFTAVHPLDLTVPQGSFFALLGASGCGKTTTLRMIAGLEEPSSGTVHLGDQDVTVLPPYKRPVNTVFQSYALFPHLDIFENVAFGLRRRGIKSVKKQVEDMLELVQLGEQARKKPHQLSGGQQQRVAVARALINTPKVLLLDEPLGALDLKLRRQMQLELKRIQTEVGITFVHVTHDQEEAMTMADTVAVMNAGRVEQLGSPADLYENPQTTFVANFLGTSNLIEAEVDTKNGDDIVLRAGGGKLVLPESRCSAPTTAGGRVLVGVRPEKISLTHADDAGEIPEGRNRITGRIANSSFIGVSTQYVIDSAVCPEFEVYAQNIDRDARLAPGAEVVLHWSPAHTFGLDAAQDIDAGIQEEAAL from the coding sequence ATGACAAAGGACAGCAGCGGCGACGTCCGCCTCACCGGCATCAGCAAGACCTACGGCTCGTTCACCGCCGTCCACCCGCTCGACCTGACCGTCCCGCAGGGCTCGTTCTTCGCCCTGCTCGGCGCCTCCGGCTGCGGCAAGACCACCACCCTGCGCATGATCGCCGGACTGGAGGAACCTTCATCCGGGACCGTCCACCTCGGCGACCAGGACGTCACGGTCCTCCCGCCGTACAAGCGCCCGGTGAACACCGTCTTCCAGTCCTACGCCCTCTTCCCGCACCTCGACATCTTCGAGAACGTCGCCTTCGGTCTGCGCCGGCGCGGCATCAAGAGCGTGAAGAAGCAGGTCGAGGACATGCTGGAACTCGTACAGCTCGGTGAGCAGGCCCGCAAGAAACCGCACCAGCTCTCCGGCGGCCAGCAGCAGCGCGTGGCCGTGGCCCGCGCCCTGATCAACACCCCCAAGGTGCTGCTGCTCGACGAGCCCCTCGGCGCCCTCGACCTCAAGCTGCGCCGCCAGATGCAGCTGGAGCTCAAGCGCATCCAGACCGAGGTCGGCATCACCTTCGTGCACGTCACGCACGACCAGGAGGAGGCCATGACGATGGCCGACACGGTCGCCGTGATGAACGCGGGCCGCGTCGAGCAGCTCGGCTCGCCGGCCGACCTCTACGAGAACCCGCAGACCACGTTCGTCGCCAACTTCCTCGGCACCTCCAACCTCATCGAGGCAGAGGTCGACACCAAGAACGGCGACGACATCGTGCTGCGGGCGGGTGGCGGCAAGCTCGTCCTGCCCGAGTCGCGCTGCTCCGCGCCGACGACGGCCGGCGGCAGGGTGCTGGTCGGCGTCCGCCCGGAGAAGATCTCCCTCACCCACGCCGACGACGCCGGCGAGATCCCCGAGGGCCGCAACCGCATCACCGGCAGGATCGCCAACTCGTCGTTCATCGGCGTCTCCACCCAGTACGTCATCGACAGCGCCGTCTGCCCCGAGTTCGAGGTCTACGCCCAGAACATTGACCGGGACGCCCGGCTCGCCCCCGGCGCCGAGGTCGTCCTGCACTGGAGCCCCGCCCACACCTTCGGCCTGGACGCCGCCCAGGACATCGACGCGGGCATCCAGGAAGAGGCGGCCCTGTGA